The genomic interval CCTCCTGGCAGGTCAGCGCCACGATAGCATTGGCGTCATACCCCTTATTGAAGGGATTGCCTACAAAGCCTTTGTTGCGGACAAGGTGTTTGATGCAAACTGGATTACCTAGCAATAGATGAGCGCGGCGCAGCCGTCGTCATCTCTCAGCCTGCCAAATGTTATCAGCTTCGCGACACTGATCGTTAACTATACACATGGCTTCACCTCACCGACAACTTGTTCGGAAAGCTGTAAATAGATCAACCTGAGCGCCGTGTGCGCCGATAAGATCTACTAGAGCTCATTCGCTCTGATTTATTTCTACGCCCAAGCCATCAACTCACATCGAATCTCTACAAGCCCCAGTCGTAGGGGAGCGCAAAGCAGCCTTGGTAAGCGCGCAACTGTGAACTCACAAGCCAAAGTCTCCGGTAACGTGCTGGTCTTTTCAGAAGCATTAGCGGGAATATAGAAGTCTCTGCTACGAAGCGGCGGAGCACGCGTCACATAATAATATCTCGAACGGGCGGCCTTGTCACGCTCCCAGATGGCATGATTCGAGCTGACTATGAGATTGACCTCCTAGCTCTCCAAAATTTGACCGTTCACCATGGTTCCCGTGCAATATTGTTGCTCGCGCGGGGCACGCAGCGCCTTCGATCAATCCTTGGATCGTGACGAGCAGGCCGAGAAAACTAATATTAAGCAGCCCAAGGGCATGTTCCAGATGTGCACCAGGATCGACTTGCCAGCTTTCTGCGCCTTCTGGAACGCGGCGGCCGTTGCAGGGACTGCTTAAGCGCAATCGCCTGTGGCCGGTCAGAAGAGGCCAAGCAAGATAGGGTGTATGGTCATGATGACTGGGCCTATAAGCAGCTGAAAATGTGGATCAGTTAGTTTTGTCAATGATAGCACGGTCGGCGTTGACCATCGATGACCAATTCTTGGTGCTGTCATGGCCCTTAAGAGATTGTAGTCGCGCCCCACTGACATCGACGTTTTTGAAATCGGCTCCTGCGATGATTGCCCCGGTGAGGTTCGCGCCCGACAGGTCAGAGCCCATCAGCACGACGTCGGTCAAATCAGCGTCCTTGAGATTGGCGTAGTCAAGCCGCGAGCGACCGAGATTGGCACCCTTCAGGTTCGCGCCCGAGAGGTTTACCGAGGTGAACACTGTGCGCATCAGGCCCATGGACTGGTTCTTGATGTCGGCTCCGCCTTTAAGATTGACCAACATTGCGCCGCTCAGGTTGGCCCCCTTGAAATCGCCAATGGGCCTTGCCTCGGTCAGGTCGGCCCCGCTGAAGTTGGCATCCCGGGCCGTGACGCCGAACATTTTCGCACCCACGAGCTTGGCCCCACTTAGGTCAGACTTGAGCAGCCAGGCCTGTTCTAAGTTCGCCCCGCTAAGGTCAGCCCCGCGCAGGTTCGTCTTGTTCAGGCGTGCGGTGCGCAAGTTCGCACCCTTGAGGTTCAAGCCAGAAAGGTCGAGGCCTGACAAGGCCTTGTCCGTCAAATCGATTGGCTGACCGTGGGACTTGGTGATCAGCGCCCTCGATGTCGGCTCGGCTCATTTCGGCCTGGGTCATCGCGGGTGTGTTCATATTGGCACCCAGCAGCAAGTCCTGCTCGGCGTAGGCTGGTGCCGCTGCAACACTCAATGCCAGCAGAGCTATGGTGAGGATGCGCATGATGTCATTCCTGGTGATCTGACCGGTATTTTGGACCAGGCCGAGCGAGAGGCTACTGCATGGTGGCGGCCATGGGTAGCCGGGATAACCTGACCGGTTGGCTTTGGACTGGGCTGATTGAGAGGATCAGCCAGGACCAAAGGAGTCGGGCATGCGGCGAGGTCAGAAGACGAGCGCGGAGCAGGTGGTGCTGAAGCTGCGCCAGATCGAGGTGCAGACGGCTCAGAGCGAGAGTTTGGTGCTGGCGTGCAAGGAGGCGGAGATCTCCGAGCAGCTGCGCGACGAATGCCTACGCCAGGAAATCTTCTACTATTTGAAGGGGGCGCAGATCGTGATCGGGTTATGGTAGAATACCTACACCCGCGTCCGGCCGCATTCGTTCCTGGGCTACCCGTCGCCTAGGGACTGTCAGGATTTCCGTGTGTGGCCGGGCATAATGGGCAACAAGGAGTCCCACTATGTCACGACGCAAAGAACCTGCCATACCGAATGAGCTTCTCGATCAGCTTTTGGCGGGCGGCACTGCCAGTGCCGCCTTCGAGCAGGGCGGTCTGCTCGATTCGCTGAAGAAGGCGCTGACAGAGCGTGCCCTGAATGCGGAGATGGATCACCACCTCGCTGGCGAAGACGGCGCCGGCAACATGCGCAACGGCTACGGTCGGAAGACGGTAATGACCGACACCGGCAAGTTGGCGATCGACGTGCCGCGCGATCGCCAGTCGAGCTTCGACCCGCAGTTGATCGCCAAGTATCAACGCCGCTTTCCCGGCTTCGACGACAAGATCGTGTCGATGTACGCGCGCGGCATGAGCACCCGCGAGATCACCAGGCACCTGCACGATCTATACGGCATCGACGTCTCACCCGATTTGATTAGCACGGTGACCGACGCCGTGCTCGATGAGGTCGCCACTTGGCAGCAGCGGCCGCTCGATCCGGTTTACCCGCTGGTCTTCTTCGACGCGATCCGGGTCAAGATCCGCGACGAGGGCATGGTGCGCAACAAGGCGATCCACATTGCGCTGGGCGTCCGCGCCGACGGCGCAAAGGAGGTGCTCGGCTTGTGGCTCGAGCAGAATGAGGGTGCCAAGTTCTGGCTTCGGGTGATGAACGAGCTTCGCAACCGTGGCGTTGAAGACATCCTGCTGGCCGTCGTTGACGGCCTGAAGGGCTTTCCCGATGCGATCACCGCAGTGTTCCCCGATGCGATCGTCCAGACCTGCATCGTTCACCTGCTGCGCAACTCGATGGACTTCGTCTCCTGGAAGGACCGAAAGAACCTCGCCAGCGCGCTCAAGGAGATTTACCGTGCCACCGACGCAGATGCCGCCGAAAAGGCGCTGACAGCATTTGAGGCTGGCCCTTGGGGGCAGCGCTATCCCGCCATCGGCCAGAGCTGGCGGCGCGCCTGGGGCGAGGTGATCCCGTTTTTTGCGTTCCCCGACGAGGTCCGCCGGATCATCTACACTACGAACGCCATCGAAGCTTTGAACTCGAAGCTCAGGCGGGCTGTCAGGGCCAGGGGACACTTCCCCAGCGACGAGGCCGCCACCAAGCTGCTCTACCTGATCTTGAATCGGTCGGAGAAAGAGTGGAAGATGCCACCACGTGAGTGGACCATGGCGAAGGCGCAATTTGCCGTGATCTTCGGCGAACGTTTCATCAGAGCCATGGCGGCCTGATGATCAACCGCCCGGCCACACACGGAAATCCTGACAGTCCCGCTTTAACCGCAATCTGACACACGAGAACTGCACAGCCACCAGGCTCCGGTCCTGTCCGAAAGGCACAAGGGAACGGCTGACATCGCCCAATTGAGTTATAGCGCACTTCCACCCGCTGGCCATGTCGGCGAAGGTGTCAGAGCCCGCCACCCCGCCCACTACTTCTTGGCGGGTTCCGTAAATGCCCCTTATGCGAATGGCGTCACGCCAGCTCGGCAATGCGTTCAGTCGGCGTGCTGTTCTGTTAGCGTCCCACGACCCTGGAAGTGGCCACTGCCGAGAGCAGCTCGACCGCAGACACAGTGAACCAGCAATCGGGTCGTATAACAGCAACCGTGTACTTAACCTTTTGTTAACCAAATCCCGACCATGCCCTTGCCACCCAATCATTCCCATGTCATTGTGTCAGAGTTAAATTAACTTTGTCGCAAGCTAGTCTTTGACGAGGCCACGCGAACATGTGCTCCTTGTGTTCCACCAACACAGGGAACACACGCATGCCCAATTTCAACGTCCGCAAGGCCATCGCCGTCCTGGCCACCCTCGGCCTGGCTTTCTTCGTGCTCTTCCAGCTCATCCCGCCGGTCACCCGCGCCGGTCCGATCGGCCTCACGCTGGTGCCCGCCTCGGAGCTCGTCGCCGCGAGCGTCGAGGGCTTCAATCCCGAGGACACCCCTCTGACACGCCGGCTCGACCTGCTTCGTCAGAACATCATCGCGCTCGGCATCGGCGAGCAGCTCCAGGTGCGGGGCATCATCCTGGCGATTATCGCCGTGCTGGCTCTGTACGCCCTACTGCCGAGCCGTTACCGGCTTCTGCGCCCCTTCAGCGATGCCGTTGATGCGGCGGCTCAAAGCTTCGCGCCCTATCGCACCCTCACCCGGCTCATCCAGAGCCCGCTGTTCTTCCTCGCGACCGTCCTGCTGATCGGCGGGCTCGTGGTACAGAACGAATTGCTCGACGCATCAGGCAGCCTCCCAGCCCTGACCAAGCTCCACTGCTCCGTGAGCCAGCCCTGTCACATCTGGCCCCGGCCGTTCCTGACAAACCCGTTCTGATGTGGCGTCGGCTCCACCGGCGAGGTGGAGCCCGTCAAAGCGCAAGAGACGACGCCTACAGCAGGCGGCGACCGGCTTCAGCCGGTCGCCGCCTGCAACAGAGCTCCTCAACGTCCGTAATCCGGTCCCGAGCGGGACCGGCCCGGCCGCTCACGCGTGACGACGTCCGGCAGACTTCCCCGGATGTCTTCGACCAGCCGGAGAACACGGGGCGAGACCTGGCGCTCCGCGTGGCGAACGCCCCGGGCAAGCTGCCGGAGTGCCTGCCGTGGCACTGCGCTCATCTCCTGCAACACCCGCCGCAGCGCCCGCGCCGCCGCAAAGCCGCTCTGCAGATCGAGGCGCATCTCGGCTTGGGGCGGCGTGATCACACCGCTGCGCATGAACGCGGCCCGGTCCTCGACATGATCAACCACGTTCACCTTCTCGGTATAGCGGCGCGCTTCGACGAACAGCCGCTCGTGCAGCTCGGCGGTGCTCGGCGTGAAGCGCGGATCCGTCTGCCGCACCCGCACCGCCGCCTCCACGCGCTCGCGCTCGACCACCAGGTGGGCCTCCTGCCGGTGGCGCGTCAGCCCAACATACAGCTCGCGCGCATCGCCGGCCGTGAACCCAGAGTAGATCGTCGCTTCGCAGGTTCGGCCCTGCACCGCGTAGGCGGTCCCAGCATAGCCGAGGCTGATCCGCGGCCACGATTGCGCCTGCGCCGTTCGGCGCGCCCGCACCGGCACGAACGCGGCATAGGCGTCCTCGACCCGCCGGCCATCTTCCAGCCGCACCCGCAGGCGCAGCTCCCCGCCCGCGGCCGCCCCGATCGCCTCGACGGTCGCCCGCGTGCCGTTGCGGATGCCGTGCTGACTCAGGCTCTCGCCGAAGCGGACGCGGTCTCCGACCGCCAAGCTCAGCGCCCGCGACCGGTTCTCGCGGTCGCGCGCCATGACCTCGACGTCCGGTCCGGTCAGATCACCCTCAGCCCGCAGCAGGGCACGGGCACCGCGGTTCAGCTCGGCCGCGTCGCGGTTGCGCCGCGTCACCATCAGCACCGCGTCCGTCCCGTGCCGCGCCCGTGCCTCGGACCAGAGGGCCAGCGCCCGCGCCTGCACGGCTGGGGCGCCGGCGACGAGCTCGATGCAGCCGTGCCGGGCATAGGCACGCAACCCCGCCTCGACCTCGCCGCGCGCCATCAGCACCGACGCCGCCCGTTGCCAGGGCACAGCCTGGCGCCGTACCTCGGACAGGGTCGCGTGGCGGCCGAGCACGTCGTTCACCGCGCGCAGCGCGCTCGCCCCCGCCACCGAGGCGAGCTGGCGCCGGTCGCCCATCAAGACCACACGGGCCCCGCCCGCCTCCGCCGCTGACAGGATCTCGGCGAGGTCCTTCGTGCCGACCATCCCGGCCTCGTCGACCAGCACCAGAGTGTCGGGGCCTAGGCCTGCGCCCGCCTCGCGCGCCTGGTCGTGGCGCCACTTGGCGATGGCCTGTGCCGGGATGCCGGTCGAGACGCCGAGCTCGTCGGCCGCAACCCAGCTCGGCGCCAAGCCGATCACCCGAAGCCCGGAGCGCCGCGCGATCTCGACCAGCACTTTGGCCGTTGTGGTCTTGCCCGTGCCAGCTCCGGCCTCCAGCACGCTGACCGCTGCCGCACCGCTCACCTCCCGCAGGGCCGCCTTCTGCTCCTCGGCGAGCGGGGCAGCGATGGCCAACACCGCGTCCACGACCGGTACTGGTATGACGCGCTCGGCCGCGGGCCGGTCCGCGGCGCGCAGCAGCGCCGCTTCTGCGGCAGCGATCCCCGGCGTCGTCCAGCAGGCCTCCCGCTCAGCCTGCACCAGGCGCACGAGCTGGCCGGACCGCTCCAGCTCCGCCAATTCGTCCCGCACCGCCACGAGTCCGTGTCCCTGCAGCGCCGCCTCGTCGAGCGCCCGCTCGATCAGGCTTCGGCGCGTGAGCACGTTCTCATGTCGGAGCAGGGCGGAGGCTGCGCGTGCCACAGGCGTCGCGCCGGCGATCTCGGGCGGATCGAAGGCAGGCTCCGGCGCACGCTCGGCTCTATGCTCCCGGGCCGGCTCCCGCGCTGCAGTGCGCACCGCGACCCATGGGTCGTGCGCGAGCGCGGTGAACTCGGCGCGCCAGCGCGCCTCCAGCGCCGGCCCGGTCGGCAGATCGGCCTTGGCGCCGCGGGTGGCGAGCGCCGCCACCTCCTTCTGCGCTCCAGAGGCGGCAGCCCGATCGCCACCGACCCGCGCCTCGATCGCGGCCGAGCGCTTCGAGAAGGCCTCGATCACCGCATCGGGAATGCCGGCGATCTCGAACTGCCCCTGGCCCGCTGGACGCAAGGACAGGCCGAGCTCGCCCACCAGGCGCTCGGCCAGCGCGGCCCGGTAGGCGCTGCCGACCACGAGCTGCCACCGGTAGAGCCGTTCCGGTTCCAGGGTCCTAGGTTTTTTATCCTTAGATACAGCGGCGTTGATCAACACGCAGTGCGTGTGGCAATTCGGGTCACCGGCCCGCGACGTGTAGTGATCGAAGCGCCCGGCCATCAGGCCGGCCGGCGCCTCGCGCCGGTGACCGCCGGCCCCGAGCCGGACCTCGACCAGCTCCTCCACGCACAGGAAGCCGAGCGCCTCCTCGACGGCCGCGGCGTGGATGGCCTCCAGCTGCGCCCGTGCCTCGGCATCCCCCGCGGCCCAGAGCAGCGATACCGTCTTGGGTGCGGTCAGGGTCAGGTCCCAGCCCGCCCGGTGCCCCGCCCCGGCCCCGCGCACCAGCGGCTGGCCGGTCGCCGGGTTCACACCGGCACAGAGGTCGCGGAAGCTCTCCAGCACGATGGGGGCGCCGTGACGCACGACCGCTGCGCCTTGCGTCCACCAGCGGCCGCCGCCGTCCTGGGCGTAGTACTCGTCCCGGTTTTGCGTCTCGCGGTAGGGGTCGTTGGTATAGTACGCACCCGCCGACGCTCCACAGCCGAGCGCGTGCAGCGTGGCGGTCACGGGGGGGAGGCCTTCGCCCGGTAGCGGCAGATCTCGGCCATCGCATCTGGTGTCGGCTCGGCTAGCGCGTCGCCGACGATCCCGGCGAGCTCGGCCAGCCGATCCTTGATGAAGGCCATCTCCGCGCCGAGCCGGCCGTAGGCGGTGATGTCGTCGAGATGGTCGGCGAGCGCCCGCAGCGCGAGGTCTTCCGCCGGCAAGCCGGTGCGCTCGGTGGCGGCGGCAAGGCGCGCGACGAGTTCGAGTGTGAGGGTCAGCGTCAGGCTCTGGGCGGCGGGCATAGGAGGCCGGAGGTCGTGGCGACGGGAGCGGAACCGTGGCAGCCGAGCACGCGGCGCCACAAGGGCCGAGCCAGGCTGTTTCCGCGCTCCAGGCTGTCTATGGTTAGCGATCGGCAGCTTCAGTGCGTGTGGTGTGACCCTACCCCGTCTATGGTTCCTTAACGGCAAAGCCAACGGCAGAGCCTAGCACCCCTGGCAAAGCCTGGCAGCCAAGGCGCCGTTAACCCGCCCGCCCCTAGCGCAGGGGTATGCCCCTCGATCCCAAGCGCCTCGCCCGCGATGCGAAGCGTGCCCAGGCCCAGCGGCCAGACAGCAGCATCGGCCGGGAGACCACCGGCGTCACCCGCGCCGTGCGCGCCGGCCTGCCCGTCATACGGCAGCTGCGCGCGGCCGGGGTGACCTGGGCCGCCATCGCCGAAGCCCTGAGCGCTCAGGGCGTGACGCAAGGCGAGGGCCGGCCGCTGACCGCCACACGCCTGACCGCCATCGTCACTCAGGTCGAGGCTCAAGAGCGCCGCACGGCCGAGCGCGAGGCCCGGCGTCGAACCCGGCCCGATCTGACTACCTCGTCCGAGATAGTCCCGCCACCCGAGCTATCGCTTCCAGACCCAGTCGCACCTGCTCCTCCCGCCCCGGCCGGGTCCGGCGCACACGCCACGGAAGAGCAGATCCGGCGCGCAGGCCTGCACGATCTACGTCAACTCCTGAAGAAGCCCTGAAGAAGGTTCTCCCATGCCCCGCATCCTCCTCGTCGCCCAGGACAAGGGCGGCTCCGGCAAGACCGTGCTGGTGCGCGCGCTCGCCGAGTGCCTGCCGTCCGCCCACCTCATCGAGATCGAGGCCAACCGCCGCCTGGTCGAACTGGAGGACCGGGTCAGCTTCTTCCCCGTCCGAGCCGAGCGCGGCGAGATCAACCGCACCGGGGGCGCCGCCGCGCGCGCGGAGTTCGACGGGCCGCTCAACGCCATCGCGGCCGCGCAAGGGCCCGTCATCGTCGATGTCGGCGCCAACACGGCCGGCTCACTCCTGCCGCTGATCGGCGAGGCGCAAGCGCGCTATGCCCGCCGCGGCGTGGAATTCGGCCTCTTGGTCGTGCTCACCAGCGAGCCCGGCGCGCTCGCCAACGCCCCCGTCCTGCTCGACCTCGCCAAGCCGTTCACGGCAGCGCGCTTTGCCGTTGAGAATCAGATCGAGGGACCGGTCGACCCGAAGGCACTCAAGGCCTTCAAGGACGTCACCCTGACCCGGCTGGAGAAGCTCAGCCTCGACGAGCGCGCCAACGACCTCCTGCAGAAGGGGGGCCTACGCTTCATCGGCGAGGACCTCACCGCCGCCGAGGACAGCCTCACCGACCGGTTCGGCTTCGCCGAGGCCGGCCGCATCGTCGAGGATCTCACCCGCTTCCGGGCCAAGGCCATGCAGGCCGCAGGTCCGGCGGCACGCTGGCTGGAGGGCTGAAGGCCCGTGGTACGCCCTCCCTCCCGCACACCACCCTCCACGGTCGAGGCGCGGCTGCATGCGGCGCAGGAGGCCGAGCGGGCGGCCACGCAGCGCGTGCAGCAGGCCAGCCGGGCGCGGCTGGCCGAGCTCCTGCGGTTGCCGCCGCACGAGCGCCTGGCCCACCTCGACGATCCGGCGCTGGTGGGCCCGGACCGGATCAGCCTGCGCCGCTCGCTTCAGGCCGATCTCACCCGGCCGCAGCTCCGCTGGCGACCGGGAGGCCGGTTGCGGGCGCTGGTTCACCGCCTCGGTGCGGCCGCGCTGCGTCAGCTCCTGCACCCGGCCGTACTCGGCCTAGCCGGGATCACGGGCGTGTGGCTGTACACAGCGTGGTCTGCCACTCCCCAGCTGGCGATCTCGACGCAGGCGTTGGCCAGCAACCTGATCGGTCCGGACGGCCGCGTCGAGAGCTACACGTTTCCGGCCCGAACCTGGGTCCCGGTCGAGCGGCTCGACGCGCAGGTGGCACAGATCCGGGTCTGGTATTCGGGCCAGCGTTACGGCCACGGCACGGTCTGGCGCACCGGGCTCGATCTCTCCCGATAAGGGGGCAGCGCCCCAGGCCGGCGTTGACGCGGCCTGATGAGCGCGGGTGCGGCCCTCAGGCGGTGGCTCGCACCGGCGCGACCGGGTCGAGCAGCCCGGCAAAGCGCGTATCGCGGTGGGCGAGTGTCTTGCGCAGCTTGAGCGGGTCGGTAGTGTAGGCGGCGCTGTTGAGGAACACCAGGGTGTGGCGCTGGGTCAGGCGGGCGAGCTCGGAGGCTGGCACCAGCGCCTCGGGTCCGGGCGCCACGCTCTTCGTCTCCCGGCCGGTGGTGGGGTCGCGTGACACCGTCTCCTGCACACCCGTGAAGGTGCCCAGTGCACTCGACCAGCGCTCGCGCTCCGCGCCTTGCGCGCCCGAGATATTGAACAGCATCAGGGCCTCAGCGGTGTCGCGCAGGATGGCAGCGCCCGCCTCGCCGTAGGTGTCGGTGATCTGGGCCTCCGATTGCCAGAAGGTCCACAACGACACGCCGTAGCCCGGCAGCTCGCCAGCGCCGCGCAGGATCGCGTCGAAGCGCCCGAGCACGTAGGCCTCGTCGATGATGACGAGAAGACGCTCCGCCACGGGTGTACGCCGCACGATGCTGAACAGGGCGGCGAGCAGCCAGCGCACGTAGGCGCTGAGCTCCTTACGGCGGTCGTCGGCCGGCAGCACGATGTACAGGTCGGTGTCGCCCGCGCAGAGCGCATCGAGGCTGAAGCTGTGGCCAGCCACCACCTGCTGCATGCGCGCGTCCAGCATCCAACTGAAGCCTTGCGCTGCAGTCGTGAGGATGCTGGCGCGGCTCTTCTCGTCGTCGGAGTCGAGGATGCCGCGCGCGTCCTGGGCGACGGCGTCGTCGTACCCCTCCAGCGTGGCACGCAGTGCCTTGGGATCGCGCACCAGGGCGGCGGCCTCCGGTACGCCCCGTCCGGCGCGGATCACGCACTGCAGGGCCGCCACGATGAGGACGCCGGCGCGGTCGCGGAAAAAGGCACCAGCCTCGCTGGTCCGGTCGGCCTCGGGCAGGAGGGCGCGAGCCATACTTTGCAGCTCAAGCACATCTTCAGGGTCGAGGCCCAGCAGCGGATCCCAGCGATCCGTGCCGCCGGCGAGGTTGAGCGGATCGAGCACATACACCCTCTGGCCCATGCTCTCGCGCCGACGCCGCACGGCGCGCACCACGTCGCCCTTGGGGTCGATCACCACGGCGGGACCGGCCCAGGCGCCGGGTTCCGGGAAGGCGAGGTTGGGCAGGATCAAACCGCTGGTCTTGCCGGAACGCGGCGGCGCGATCGTGAGCAGGTTGCCCTCGACCTGGACGCGCACCGCCTGGTTTGTCCTGGGGTCGAGGCCGAGCTCGATCCCCTTGCGCATGCGGGCGAGCGCGCGT from Methylorubrum populi carries:
- a CDS encoding IS256-like element ISSpwi2 family transposase — translated: MSRRKEPAIPNELLDQLLAGGTASAAFEQGGLLDSLKKALTERALNAEMDHHLAGEDGAGNMRNGYGRKTVMTDTGKLAIDVPRDRQSSFDPQLIAKYQRRFPGFDDKIVSMYARGMSTREITRHLHDLYGIDVSPDLISTVTDAVLDEVATWQQRPLDPVYPLVFFDAIRVKIRDEGMVRNKAIHIALGVRADGAKEVLGLWLEQNEGAKFWLRVMNELRNRGVEDILLAVVDGLKGFPDAITAVFPDAIVQTCIVHLLRNSMDFVSWKDRKNLASALKEIYRATDADAAEKALTAFEAGPWGQRYPAIGQSWRRAWGEVIPFFAFPDEVRRIIYTTNAIEALNSKLRRAVRARGHFPSDEAATKLLYLILNRSEKEWKMPPREWTMAKAQFAVIFGERFIRAMAA
- a CDS encoding type IV secretory system conjugative DNA transfer family protein; this translates as MHRPDLAFRACLILVLGLATFLLGYPAAFLASHGLDIRAWPALPGTPIAWFTPEGSGSGAWLALLVRMGRTYLNMVLGRSQALPGGGREAFGIVWGAAVALGVLILMGGPLVPLRHRLRRFGDADFASPRALARMRKGIELGLDPRTNQAVRVQVEGNLLTIAPPRSGKTSGLILPNLAFPEPGAWAGPAVVIDPKGDVVRAVRRRRESMGQRVYVLDPLNLAGGTDRWDPLLGLDPEDVLELQSMARALLPEADRTSEAGAFFRDRAGVLIVAALQCVIRAGRGVPEAAALVRDPKALRATLEGYDDAVAQDARGILDSDDEKSRASILTTAAQGFSWMLDARMQQVVAGHSFSLDALCAGDTDLYIVLPADDRRKELSAYVRWLLAALFSIVRRTPVAERLLVIIDEAYVLGRFDAILRGAGELPGYGVSLWTFWQSEAQITDTYGEAGAAILRDTAEALMLFNISGAQGAERERWSSALGTFTGVQETVSRDPTTGRETKSVAPGPEALVPASELARLTQRHTLVFLNSAAYTTDPLKLRKTLAHRDTRFAGLLDPVAPVRATA
- the mobF gene encoding MobF family relaxase, which gives rise to MTATLHALGCGASAGAYYTNDPYRETQNRDEYYAQDGGGRWWTQGAAVVRHGAPIVLESFRDLCAGVNPATGQPLVRGAGAGHRAGWDLTLTAPKTVSLLWAAGDAEARAQLEAIHAAAVEEALGFLCVEELVEVRLGAGGHRREAPAGLMAGRFDHYTSRAGDPNCHTHCVLINAAVSKDKKPRTLEPERLYRWQLVVGSAYRAALAERLVGELGLSLRPAGQGQFEIAGIPDAVIEAFSKRSAAIEARVGGDRAAASGAQKEVAALATRGAKADLPTGPALEARWRAEFTALAHDPWVAVRTAAREPAREHRAERAPEPAFDPPEIAGATPVARAASALLRHENVLTRRSLIERALDEAALQGHGLVAVRDELAELERSGQLVRLVQAEREACWTTPGIAAAEAALLRAADRPAAERVIPVPVVDAVLAIAAPLAEEQKAALREVSGAAAVSVLEAGAGTGKTTTAKVLVEIARRSGLRVIGLAPSWVAADELGVSTGIPAQAIAKWRHDQAREAGAGLGPDTLVLVDEAGMVGTKDLAEILSAAEAGGARVVLMGDRRQLASVAGASALRAVNDVLGRHATLSEVRRQAVPWQRAASVLMARGEVEAGLRAYARHGCIELVAGAPAVQARALALWSEARARHGTDAVLMVTRRNRDAAELNRGARALLRAEGDLTGPDVEVMARDRENRSRALSLAVGDRVRFGESLSQHGIRNGTRATVEAIGAAAGGELRLRVRLEDGRRVEDAYAAFVPVRARRTAQAQSWPRISLGYAGTAYAVQGRTCEATIYSGFTAGDARELYVGLTRHRQEAHLVVERERVEAAVRVRQTDPRFTPSTAELHERLFVEARRYTEKVNVVDHVEDRAAFMRSGVITPPQAEMRLDLQSGFAAARALRRVLQEMSAVPRQALRQLARGVRHAERQVSPRVLRLVEDIRGSLPDVVTRERPGRSRSGPDYGR